The Neoarius graeffei isolate fNeoGra1 chromosome 10, fNeoGra1.pri, whole genome shotgun sequence genome has a segment encoding these proteins:
- the depdc1a gene encoding DEP domain-containing protein 1A isoform X1, which yields MDSHIITPGPYRATKLWNEVTKLFRAGMPVKKHRQHLKVYLNCFTATTAVDWLHDLLRNNCNFGPEVTRQQTVQLLKKFLKNHVIEDVKGRWGVEDLEDNNQLYRFPPTSPLKPIPASSQGTKKRSLSLKDGEGFFKLRGSKKFDKESQENIAPAVEGSSNDSSLEEARHCREITEKEIQDIWKNVALTHLQKLLGLPSLETVLNPAGVSSHFIMYNMTKVNKHGVVTLDDKTEDLPHWVLSAMKCLANWPKFDQPSYPGFERDVFKSVSDYFHSLPQPLLTFQYYELFVNVLVLCGYATAPTTQRGKRKSLDELSCPQPAKAPHLNSANAFRSTECLLLSLIRKESFEEAESPMKEVFATKMNTQVAGSRAHSSNGRLLNRFPRRSCSLERILDESEDSCPKWQLFRSAESLASIRTNSTDRSSSQGSSPADMESKHDVFSSISCNPSSSETSQSNSSSSSHLASECQLTSQRITKPRPRSIGNCLDISEHREMSASCFSINAPIAEITMRPDLSSSTVSLRGPGLVRLHGSCLDVNKGPSNSRRYHSSLDLCKPVVLSRPSMSSVARRLSPEQSLLQPALERLAIETLQLCTLLLPPVSRRKLQLLLRMISRMSQNVDMPRLHDTIGTRTLMVQTFSRCVLSCEEEVDLDELLATRLLSFLLDHHQEVLQVPMYLRNAVEQHIAHLRSENKHPLPTYTFCKQISTQEFEEQKLSLSQAAVAELLESIIKDKGMSAKERKKKLRLFQKEYPDIYSRRFPTTESEAQLFADKPKIKPPMLIGMRKVKAFSIRN from the exons ATGGACTCCCACATCATCACCCCAGGTCCTTATAGAGCCACTAAACTG tggaatgaagtGACCAAGCTGTTCCGGGCTGGGATGCCTGTAAAGAAGCATCGGCAGCACTTGAAGGTTTATCTGAACTGCTTCACTGCCACCACAGCTGTAGACTGGTTACATGACCTCCTCAGAAACAACTGTAACTTTGGACCTGAGGTCACCAGGCAGCAGACTGTCCAGCTTTTAAAGAAGTTCTTAAAAAATCACGTCATTGAGGATGTGAAAGGACGATGGGGTGTGGAGGACCTGGAGGACAACAATCAGCTCTACAG GTTTCCACCAACATCACCACTGAAGCCGATCCCTGCTAGTTCTCAAGGTACAAAGAAAAGGAGTTTGTCTTTGAAGGATGGAGAAGGCTTCTTCAAATTGAGAGGGTCCAAGAAATTTGACAAAGAAAGCCAA GAAAATATAGCTCCAGCAGTAGAAGGTTCTTCCAACGACTCATCCTTAGAAGAGGCTCGACACTGTCGAGAAATCACAGAAAAAGAAATTCAGGATATTTGGAAGAATGTAGCATTAACACA TTTACAGAAGTTGTTGGGTTTGCCATCTCTGGAAACTGTTTTGAATCCAGCAGGAGTCAGTTCTCACTTCATTATGTACAACATGACCAAAGTGAACAAGCATGGAGTTGTTACCCTGGACGATAAAACCG AGGATCTGCCTCACTGGGTTTTGTCCGCTATGAAATGTCTCGCAAACT GGCCAAAGTTTGACCAGCCGTCTTACCCAGGCTTTGAGAGAGATGTCTTCAAATCAGTGTCTGACTATTTTCACAGTCTTCCCCAGCCACTGCTGACATTTCAGTACTATGAATTGTTTGTCAACGTTCTGG TTTTGTGCGGTTATGCTACAGCTCCCACTACTCAGCGTGGAAAGCGTAAAAGCCTGGACGAGCTGAGCTGTCCACAGCCAGCTAAAGCACCTCATCTGAACTCTGCCAATGCATTTAGATCCACTGAGTGCCTTTTGCTGAGTTTGATAAGAAAGGAGTCCTTTGAGGAGGCGGAGTCCCCGATGAAAGAGGTGTTTGCCACTAAAATGAACACCCAGGTTGCGGGCTCCAGGGCACACTCCTCCAATGGACGTCTACTTAACAGGTTTCCGCGCAGGAGCTGCTCTTTGGAAAGAATCCTGGATGAATCTGAAGATTCATGCCCAAAGTGGCAGCTCTTCAGGTCTGCTGAAAGTCTAGCATCCATCAGGACTAACAGCACTGACCGTTCTTCCTCTCAAGGAAGTTCTCCAGCAGATATGGAGTCTAAACATGATGTTTTTTCCTCCATATCCTGTAACCCCTCTTCAAGTGAGACTTCTCAAAGCAACAGCAGCTCAAGCTCCCATCTCGCCTCAGAATGTCAACTCACCAGTCAGAGGATTACCAAGCCTCGGCCCAGAAGCATCGGGAACTGTCTTGATATATCGGAGCACAGAGAAATGTCAGCAAGTTGCTTTAGCATCAATGCACCAATAGCAGAAATTACTATGAGACCGGACTTGTCCTCCTCTACCGTTAGTCTTCGAGGTCCTGGATTGGTCCGTTTGCATGGAAGTTGCTTGGATGTCAACAAAGGGCCAAGCAATAGCAGACGTTATCACAGCTCTCTGGATCTGTGCAAGCCTGTTGTGCTGTCTCGTCCCTCAATGTCTTCTGTTGCACGTCGCCTGAGTCCTGAACAAA GCTTGCTGCAGCCTGCGTTGGAGCGTCTCGCCATCGAGACACTGCAGCTGTGCACCCTTCTCCTTCCTCCAGTTTCTCGCCGCAAACTGCAGCTGCTCCTGCGCATGATCTCGCGCATGAGCCAGAACGTGGACATGCCTCGGTTGCATGACACCATCGGCACACGCACACTG ATGGTGCAAACATTCTCTCGCTGTGTCTTGAGCTGTGAGGAGGAAGTAGATCTAGATGAGCTCTTGGCCACCAGGTTGCTGTCCTTTTTATTGGACCATCATCAAGAGGTACTCCAGGTACCCATGTACCTGCGTAATGCTGTCGAACAACATATCGCCCATCTCAGATCAGAG AACAAACACCCCCTTCCAACGTACACATTCTGCAAACAGATCAGCACTCAGGAGTTTGAGGAGCAGAAGTTGTCTTTGTCTCAAGCAGCTGTTGCAGAGCTGCTGGAGAGCATCATCAAGGAcaaaggcatgtcagccaaggagAGGAAGAAGAAACTCAGACTG TTTCAGAAGGAGTATCCTGACATCTACTCTCGCCGCTTCCCCACCACAGAGAGCGAGGCACAGCTTTTTGCAGATAAACCAAAGATCAAACCACCAATGTTAATTGGCATGAGGAAAGTTAAAGCATTTAGCATTCGAAACTGA
- the depdc1a gene encoding DEP domain-containing protein 1A isoform X2: MDSHIITPGPYRATKLWNEVTKLFRAGMPVKKHRQHLKVYLNCFTATTAVDWLHDLLRNNCNFGPEVTRQQTVQLLKKFLKNHVIEDVKGRWGVEDLEDNNQLYRFPPTSPLKPIPASSQGTKKRSLSLKDGEGFFKLRGSKKFDKESQENIAPAVEGSSNDSSLEEARHCREITEKEIQDIWKNVALTHLQKLLGLPSLETVLNPAGVSSHFIMYNMTKVNKHGVVTLDDKTEDLPHWVLSAMKCLANWPKFDQPSYPGFERDVFKSVSDYFHSLPQPLLTFQYYELFVNVLGLLQPALERLAIETLQLCTLLLPPVSRRKLQLLLRMISRMSQNVDMPRLHDTIGTRTLMVQTFSRCVLSCEEEVDLDELLATRLLSFLLDHHQEVLQVPMYLRNAVEQHIAHLRSENKHPLPTYTFCKQISTQEFEEQKLSLSQAAVAELLESIIKDKGMSAKERKKKLRLFQKEYPDIYSRRFPTTESEAQLFADKPKIKPPMLIGMRKVKAFSIRN; the protein is encoded by the exons ATGGACTCCCACATCATCACCCCAGGTCCTTATAGAGCCACTAAACTG tggaatgaagtGACCAAGCTGTTCCGGGCTGGGATGCCTGTAAAGAAGCATCGGCAGCACTTGAAGGTTTATCTGAACTGCTTCACTGCCACCACAGCTGTAGACTGGTTACATGACCTCCTCAGAAACAACTGTAACTTTGGACCTGAGGTCACCAGGCAGCAGACTGTCCAGCTTTTAAAGAAGTTCTTAAAAAATCACGTCATTGAGGATGTGAAAGGACGATGGGGTGTGGAGGACCTGGAGGACAACAATCAGCTCTACAG GTTTCCACCAACATCACCACTGAAGCCGATCCCTGCTAGTTCTCAAGGTACAAAGAAAAGGAGTTTGTCTTTGAAGGATGGAGAAGGCTTCTTCAAATTGAGAGGGTCCAAGAAATTTGACAAAGAAAGCCAA GAAAATATAGCTCCAGCAGTAGAAGGTTCTTCCAACGACTCATCCTTAGAAGAGGCTCGACACTGTCGAGAAATCACAGAAAAAGAAATTCAGGATATTTGGAAGAATGTAGCATTAACACA TTTACAGAAGTTGTTGGGTTTGCCATCTCTGGAAACTGTTTTGAATCCAGCAGGAGTCAGTTCTCACTTCATTATGTACAACATGACCAAAGTGAACAAGCATGGAGTTGTTACCCTGGACGATAAAACCG AGGATCTGCCTCACTGGGTTTTGTCCGCTATGAAATGTCTCGCAAACT GGCCAAAGTTTGACCAGCCGTCTTACCCAGGCTTTGAGAGAGATGTCTTCAAATCAGTGTCTGACTATTTTCACAGTCTTCCCCAGCCACTGCTGACATTTCAGTACTATGAATTGTTTGTCAACGTTCTGG GCTTGCTGCAGCCTGCGTTGGAGCGTCTCGCCATCGAGACACTGCAGCTGTGCACCCTTCTCCTTCCTCCAGTTTCTCGCCGCAAACTGCAGCTGCTCCTGCGCATGATCTCGCGCATGAGCCAGAACGTGGACATGCCTCGGTTGCATGACACCATCGGCACACGCACACTG ATGGTGCAAACATTCTCTCGCTGTGTCTTGAGCTGTGAGGAGGAAGTAGATCTAGATGAGCTCTTGGCCACCAGGTTGCTGTCCTTTTTATTGGACCATCATCAAGAGGTACTCCAGGTACCCATGTACCTGCGTAATGCTGTCGAACAACATATCGCCCATCTCAGATCAGAG AACAAACACCCCCTTCCAACGTACACATTCTGCAAACAGATCAGCACTCAGGAGTTTGAGGAGCAGAAGTTGTCTTTGTCTCAAGCAGCTGTTGCAGAGCTGCTGGAGAGCATCATCAAGGAcaaaggcatgtcagccaaggagAGGAAGAAGAAACTCAGACTG TTTCAGAAGGAGTATCCTGACATCTACTCTCGCCGCTTCCCCACCACAGAGAGCGAGGCACAGCTTTTTGCAGATAAACCAAAGATCAAACCACCAATGTTAATTGGCATGAGGAAAGTTAAAGCATTTAGCATTCGAAACTGA